Below is a window of Pyrobaculum aerophilum str. IM2 DNA.
AAATATTTGAAGTTGGAGAGGTAGTAAGGGAGGGGAGAACCGTTAGGGCGCTGGCGTTTCTCATCAGTCGAGACGGCGCCACGCTTACAGACGGGCTCTCTGTCGTGAAGAGCCTATGTAAACGCTTAGGATTAAAGTGTGAATTCTTCCCAGCGGAAGCCAAGTGGGCCCTTCCGAATAGAATGGCTGAAGTGAGAGGCGAGATAACAGGCTATATTGCCGAAGTTAACCCCGACGTGTTAACAGCCCTAAAACACGCGGTGCCCACCGTCGTCGCCGAACTGTACATAGGCTAAATCTTAAATAGGACTAATACACTACACTTGATGACAGACGAAATAGACTCCCTTCTCAGGAAAAAGGCATTGGAGCTCGCCAAGATGAGAATCCAAGAGAGCGGGCCAAAGCAAAAGGCCTTATCCGGTGATGAGGCGATCCAAATTGTTAGAAAAATTGTAAAGGGGGAAAGGGCCAGTGAAATAATTGACAACGCCCTATCACTGTATAGTCAACAGGCGATTGCCTTGTTCAAGAAGCTAGCCGAGCTCCACCTCCAAGGCGTAATTAAAGAGCTCGCAGATTATGAACTTTACCAGATGTTATTAAGACTCGGCATGAGAGTGCCCGTGAAGACTGAAATAAAAATTGTGAGACACGGCAGGGAGTACAAACTGGGAGAGTCCTAGCTCAGATTTAGTGTGAAAAACAACGCATAGAGGAGATAGAGGTGGTTAAGGCGACGTGTAAAAAGCGCCTAAGACCTAGGGTTGAGGATTTCTAGAGTCCCGCCTCCAACGGCCCACTCCCCATCGCTACGTCTCTCGAGCTTAATGCCGTGAGACATAACATTCCATCGTAGAAGTGGAGGAATCAAAACTTTCTACGTTCTAATTGTCGCTCCTCTGTCCCTGTCCTTGCGAACTAGCCGGTTTTCCCTCTCTCCACTTGTCAATGGCGTCTTTTAAGGCCTTAAAGCGGCGCAAGGCGTCTAGCTGGTCGGCGTAGAGGTATACTCTGCCTCTCTTCGCCTCTTTTCCTGTCAGCGTTTCCAACACGGCCGCCTCTACTTCGTCTTTTACCGTTGGCCGTGCTATTTCGTAATAGTACGTGATAATCGCGTCGCCCTTCTTTTCCCGCTTCTCTGCCCAATACCACTCCATCTTGAACTGTCTCCTCTCGCCGCTGGGCAATTCGTATTCTACGATGATGCGCAGGCGGCAGTCCTCACCGGCGCATTGGCTCACTGGCTGGCTCGCCAGCCGCTTGCTCCTCTGTTTTCCTTTCACGAATTCACACTTCAAATCTACAACGCGGGCGATTAAGTTGCCCCTATCGTCGTAAACTGCCAGTGGCAGATCTACAGTCCCCTCTTCCCTCGCCGGCCTCAGAACCTCTGTCAGCTTTTTCGCCGCGCCATCGCCGTGTCTACGCCTCAAAACATCCTCTAGCTCCCTGATGAACTTTTCAGCCTCCATATCGCCGTTTGACGCCATGCGTTGAATTTCGCGAAGGCCGTCGTAAGTGATGTAGACTACGTAGTATCTGCTACTCTTGACGGTGAAGTCTCTGCCCTCTTTCAGCCCCGCCGCCTTTAGGGCGTTTACAATAACGTCTTTTTGTTCCGCCTTGACGCTAATTATGCGCCATTTGCCGTAAACGGAGTAGTGTTTGCCCTCTTCCAGCCCGCTATGTACAAGGGCATCAATAGCCTTTACGAAAGCCTCTTTCGTAACACGAATTTCGTAACGTTCAGTGCCCTCTGTAGTAACCGTGAAGTGTACTCCCTCCCTCAGACCCCTTGCCATTAAGGCGTTTACGGCGGCGTTTTTAGCGTTCTCGTTGCGCGGATGATATTTTACCATTATTTTGTTTTCATAATTAACCGTGAATTCAACGCCGGCGAATTTAACGGTGTTGGGGCCGGTCTCTAGGTCCCTCACTAACTGTTCGTACTTATCTTTGTCGATTAACCCCTTGCCGTAAAGCTCGTCCACAAAGCCCCTCACCGCGTTTAGCCAGCCGTCATGGCGAATTGCTATGATGTCGTCAGTAGTGAGCCAAGTTCTCCATACCTTACCTATGCGTTTAACCTCCGCCTTACCTCCAAGCGCTCTGATAATAGAGGCCAACCTTTCGGCGTTTTCGTGAGAGCCGCCGAACTGGGCTTGTAGCTCCCTGCCAGTCCAGTACACGGTTATGTACGCCACCTCCTCCCCTCCCAACTTAAAGTGTATTACGGCCTTTGGTTGCTTACCGCTTGTATCTAACGGCCACCTCTCCACTGTGACGTTTCTGTAGACGTAGTCCTCTGCCATTGTAACAACTTCCTCTAGCTTTTTGAAAAACATTTCGTTTCTCACGTCGTAACCCCAGTCAATGCCGAATTTCCTTTTAACCGCCTCGCGGGTAACGACTTTAAACGCGTCGGCGAATTCTGTCAGGGCATCCCTAAGCTCGTGCAACGCGGGTAGCGCCGGCGTTACAGCCTCCAGTAAGCCGTTCAGCTCGGCGCCTTTGAAGGCAATATGGTGCGCGCCTCTGCCCCTATACACTGAGCTTGGCTTAAGGCCAAGCTCCTTCAGAGCCCACAGCCAGAAAGCGGTGAAGTGGTCGCGGGTCATAATCGGACTTTCCACGTGTTCAGGGCCGCCGATGAAAAGCAGAATTTCGTCTCTAAACACAGTCCCATCGTACAACACAGCGAAAATCACCGCAAGGGCCGCCTCCTCTCTAGACAGCTCTCCCCTTCTGTACGCCTCCACGGCGTACGCCAGAGGCAAGAGAACGTGGAAATATTTAGGCAAAAATAGCATTGGCTGAGTACGGCATTAAGCCAGACAGCCCGATAATCAGCGAATACGCCCTTAGGCGCGCATTTTGGTGGAATGGGGAATGGAGGGGAAGGCCAATGTCCTGTTTCGTGACCGACTTGAGGGCGTTTTGTAAAGTGGGCAAAAAATGGCAGCGTTTTACGTATTCGACACGCCCCATGGCGTATACCTCAGGCCGGAAATCAAGCTAATAGACGAGTGGATTAAGGTGGCCCACAGGGGAGATGGAGGCGGTTAGCGTTAAGGAGTGTATACGCGTTAAACTGCCAGAGGCCTTTGAGCTACCGAGGAGGTTTGGAGTGTCCTGGGGGTGCCTAACACAGGGCGCCTTTAGGGGTGTGGACGCCGTTGTGGCTGAGGGGAAGGGGAGGGGCGTTTATTTCCGCTACGTGCTACCCTACGACGCAAACGCCAAACGCTATATGGCGGAGTACGGGCAGAGGGAAAGGAGGGAGGGCTATGGCATATCGCCAACGCTGGCGGAGGCCCTATACGAGCTGGCTGAGAGGCATGAGGTAGAAGTCGTGATAGAGAAAACACAATACAAAACGTATTACTACGCCGTTGTAGACGGCGTGAAGATAGACGGCAGACTTTGCTATAGGGAAAGTCTCAGGGACTGTGTCAATAAGGTAGTGAGGTGGGTTAAAGAGGAGAAAAAGTGGAGAGAATCATTGCGACTACTGAGGATTAGGGAGGAAGTGCTGAACGCAGTGGCGGAGTGGTATTTCCGCTGTTTTGGAGAAACTGCAAACCAGCTGAAAGTGGCCAAGAGGCTAGAGGAATACCACACGCTGTGTCAAATGCGTAGCGCCGCGAAGAGGGAATTCGGAGTGGCGCCAACGGAGAGGGCCCTAAGAAGGGCATTTTGGTGGGACGGGGAGTGGGGAGGG
It encodes the following:
- a CDS encoding PaRep2b protein, with translation MLFLPKYFHVLLPLAYAVEAYRRGELSREEAALAVIFAVLYDGTVFRDEILLFIGGPEHVESPIMTRDHFTAFWLWALKELGLKPSSVYRGRGAHHIAFKGAELNGLLEAVTPALPALHELRDALTEFADAFKVVTREAVKRKFGIDWGYDVRNEMFFKKLEEVVTMAEDYVYRNVTVERWPLDTSGKQPKAVIHFKLGGEEVAYITVYWTGRELQAQFGGSHENAERLASIIRALGGKAEVKRIGKVWRTWLTTDDIIAIRHDGWLNAVRGFVDELYGKGLIDKDKYEQLVRDLETGPNTVKFAGVEFTVNYENKIMVKYHPRNENAKNAAVNALMARGLREGVHFTVTTEGTERYEIRVTKEAFVKAIDALVHSGLEEGKHYSVYGKWRIISVKAEQKDVIVNALKAAGLKEGRDFTVKSSRYYVVYITYDGLREIQRMASNGDMEAEKFIRELEDVLRRRHGDGAAKKLTEVLRPAREEGTVDLPLAVYDDRGNLIARVVDLKCEFVKGKQRSKRLASQPVSQCAGEDCRLRIIVEYELPSGERRQFKMEWYWAEKREKKGDAIITYYYEIARPTVKDEVEAAVLETLTGKEAKRGRVYLYADQLDALRRFKALKDAIDKWREGKPASSQGQGQRSDN
- a CDS encoding PaRep2a protein, which produces MEAVSVKECIRVKLPEAFELPRRFGVSWGCLTQGAFRGVDAVVAEGKGRGVYFRYVLPYDANAKRYMAEYGQRERREGYGISPTLAEALYELAERHEVEVVIEKTQYKTYYYAVVDGVKIDGRLCYRESLRDCVNKVVRWVKEEKKWRESLRLLRIREEVLNAVAEWYFRCFGETANQLKVAKRLEEYHTLCQMRSAAKREFGVAPTERALRRAFWWDGEWGGRALSCFVTEREAVCRWGGAKWKFTVRAGTDGVYIKPESPLYQEWIKAAHRGNDS